The stretch of DNA CGTAAACGTCGCCCACCCATACTGGTTACAGTTTTATCAATAACTGAAAGTAAGCTTCCCTCATATCCAGCGGTGTTGGCAGTTTGAAATAATTCCAAGTTCCGGACGGTCGCTTCGTCCAAAACCATATAATTTTGAAAACTAAATCTTTGTATACGGGTAATATGACTTAAATCACTTTTTTGAGTATCTTTTAAATAACCCAGCAACAATCCTGCCGCTTCAATACCAATTGGTAATTCTTCAACACCGAAACTTTGTAAATTTTTTACTTTAAACTGTTTAATCAAAAGTGCATATGCCTTTTGAAAAACTGACAATTGAAAAACATTAACATTGGACAAAGAACTTATAAATTCTTTATACCGAGTATCATTGAATAACTCTTGGTTAATTATTATTTCCGAAAAATCAAACCGGTAAATTTCATTCTTCAATAAACTTAAATCCAATACTTCTGCCACTCGAAATTCACCTGTAGTCAAATCTGCAATCGCCAAACCCCAAGTATTTTTCTGAAAAGTCAAAGCGGCAATAAAATTATTACTTTTATTATTTAAAGTTGAGTTAACTAAAGTCGTACCAGGTGTAACGACCTGCACAACTTCCCTCTTTACAATACCCGGTAAGCTTGCGTCACCAACTTGATCACAAATAGCCACTCGCTGACCAGCTCTTAATAATTTAGCTAAATAATTTTCTAAAGCATGATGAGGAATTCCACACATGGGCATTTCATTTGAAGAACCCTTGTGCCTAGCAGTCAAAACAATATCCAAAATAGCTGAAGCTTTTTTTGCATCCTCTCCAAACAATTCATAAAAATCACCTAACCTAAAAAACAACAACTCATTCGGATGCTTTTCTTTTATTTCATTGTATTGCCTTAACATTGGAGTTAATTCGGCCATGAGCGACTAGAAGGAAGAAGAAGGGATAAGAAGATAACAAAAATGCTAACATTATCTTTTTTCGCCTTATTTCGACCAATTCATCATTTTGTAATATTTTAACAAAGAATCACTATTATCGCAAATAAAAATACACTGATAAAAGCAGTGTATTTTAAAGTATTTAAGCTTGTTCTTTTTTTCCTTGGTCTTCCGTAGCTTCAAGCGAAGGAAGGTCTTCCTCAACAGGAGTTTCTTCAAGTGGGATAGCTTCAATCTGCTCTTCCTTTAACTCTTCAGCCCATTCTTCTTGTTTATCTTCATCCTTAGAAACCGCAGGTTCTTCAACTTTCTCTGCAGGGGCACTCTCTGCTACTGCTGATGTTGGAATAGTTGGTGCAGTTGGTCTAGCAGTCTCTTTACCACTATCAAGATCCTTGACTGATTCTTCCCCAATCTTATCTTCACATTTATTACAATAATCTGGATTTTTTGCAGATTTTTTTACTCCAGCAAGACCTGAAATCTTTGCCCAAAATCCTTCAATTGGAGCACTACAGGCTTTACATTTTTTAGACATAAACTCTTTTTTATTAGTAATTTAACTACAAATTGAATGTAGCATGAAATAAATGATTATTCAAGTAAAAACCACCCTTTTTCAAGAGCGGTTTTTACTATTAAACTTTATAAATTATTTGATCTGCACACTATCAGCCTTGGAATAATTAATTATTGATGGACTATTACTAGATTGAATAGTTACCGGCTCAGCTCGGTATTCACCAAGAGCAGCTACTCGAGCATAGTACTTAAAGTAGTTTAGACCTTTACACGGTTGCCAATTCTTATTCATACCAAACTTTATCTTCTGATCATTAATTTCGTAAGGATAACGTAGACCACACCAACTCCTAATACCAATTGAGTAAGGTCTAGTTACGCCTTTCAAACCACTTGGTAAAATATCGGTTATTTGATAATAACCATCGACCGAATCAACAGAAATCTGAGGATATAAACGAACCTCAATTATATCTCCAGCTGAAAAATGATTAACCTGCTGACCATCCACATAATATTGACGGTCAACTGACACATACTGACTAAATGCCTGATCAGTTACTTTTTCTTGATAAATACTGGTTACGCCAATATCACCTTGTACGTCCTCAATTTTTAGCCTAGCCAACTGTTCAGGTAATAAGTCTAGCTTGAAGTTTTGACCATTTTCTAATTCTTTTTTGTATTTTTTCCCATCAACGTTAACAGTGAAACTAACTGGCCCAACATTCAAGGTTGGCAGACGCTTTGTCAAATAATTAACTTCTTCTAAATTGATCAAGACATCTTTAGTCCGGTGATCTGCCAGATAAGACCAAAGCCCTTTATGATATGGGTCATTCAGACCAGCTGCCAACACAGCAGCTAAACTTGTTGCCTGCAAAACATCATCTTGATCTTTGCCAGTTTTAATTCGGACATAAGAATCTAATTCTTCAGCATTTTCTTTCATTACCTCTAGATAAAGTTTACGACCAAGTTCACGATCACCGATCTCAAATGCTGCCAATGCAATATATAATTTTTCTTTAACAGTAACATCTTCAAGTGTCGCAATATTTTGAATTGGCAAAAGCACAGGCTCTCCCAATCCAGCTAATCCGTAAAGGGAAATAATTACTTCCTCCTGACTAGACTCTTCTGAATTTAGTTTTGTGTAAAAATACTTTGACAAAGAAACTTTATCAAATTCAGCCCCTGCAATTGAAGCAACTTTGGCACTCAATTCAAAGTCACTTGAACTATAAGGCAATAAAGTCAAACCACCTTTACTCTCCTGATAAGTAGCTGAATTAAAGTTATCTACTTTGTATTCCTTACTGAAATACTGCTTAAATAACTTTTGAGCGGCAACTTTGGAAACTCTCTGGTCCAACCGATCTCCGTACTGCCAACTTAATCGAAGTAGTCGATGATAAAGCTGTCCAATACTCTCGTCCATAAAAACTAGAGTTGTTCTGTCCGTTGCCGAACCAGAAATTTCCACGCCTGACTCATACTTATAATAATCCTGCACTTCTTTGGTCAACAAACTTTCAGCCACAGCAAATTTATTTATCAAGGTATCTTCAAGTTCACCCTTTTTGGCAGTTGAACTAATTTCATACTGTCCAACGCCAACTTCCCCTAGCGCTACGCTTAAAGCATCAAAAGCTTCCGTTTGTTTAACTATTTTATTCAAGTCTAATGCTTCAGAACTAATTTCATAATCAATCACATCACCTGAAGTTAAAGTTTCACCATATGTTCGTAACTGCATAACAGGAGAATCCCCTTCCAAAAACTTATCTGGTAAAGTTGAGTTTATAAACAAAGGAAGACTAACCGGCAAGGCTGTTACCTCTCTACCAGCGTAAATATCCTTATTAATTGCCTGCGTAGTAATTCGCCATGAGGTTATATTATCAGGTAATTCAAATCTAACAGTTGCGCGACCAAATAAATCAGTCTTGGCCATTTTGAATAAAGCAGTATCCTGAAAGTCTTCTCGCGCTCCACCTTTGTCATTGTGAACAAAGAAACCTTCTGCGAAATATGTGTGATATTTTTCAATATGTAAATTATAAACATCAACCATTTGACCGAATCTCTCAATGCTCTCAATTTTAACTCTTTGACCAAATTCATCTAATAAATAATCACCTACTTTAGACTGACCAATCATCTGCCAACCATTATTAACAAATACTCTATGCTCAGGAGTAACCCGCAACTTCCCATTAATTAGGTAATAGCCATAAACTGTATGCTCAAAAGTGTTTAACACTTTAGCTCTAACTAATTTCTTCGATAGCGGATCACTAAAAGTTAAGATCTCATCACCAATCTGAATTTCTTCAATATTCTTGTATGAGCCGTCAGCCATCTTGATCTGGGTACCAGCCACAAAACAACCGCCCATACCACTCGCATCAGGCGCCAAAGACAATGCTTCATGGGAAGCATAAGTCGTTTTTAGTCCAGCACTTTCCAACTGATATACACTGGCCAAAATATCTGCCCAATCTTCGCTCAGCTGAAAAAAGGCTTCATCAACCAAACTTAAATTCAAAGTTGCTGCAACCGGATTTCCTTTTTGATTAGTAACTTTAACTTCTAATTCCACATCCTCACCTGGTGCATACTCCTCCTTATTTGAAGTAACTTCAACATTTAATTCTTTTTCTGAATAATCATATCTGATTGATGTTCCACTGCTAGAACTATACCAATTGTTACTTCCGCTCTGATGATATTTCTCACCATCAAACCAAACTCCACTAACATAAATATTTGGAATATAGCTATCCTTGAAGTTAAATTCGTAAACTGGTTCAGTTGACAATGAATAGTCAACTAGACCACGTCGCATCTTGTAGTACAAATAATCTTTCTTTTCCTGAGAAGATAAAATATCATTATTTTTTGTGAATTCCAAAATCACACTCTCGTCTACCTTAAACTTAACTTTATCACCCTTAATTGCCAACTTATAATATTCGTAATTATTGGAACTATATGGATTGCCATAATATGAAGAGCCATACATTTGAGTGGATAAATAATTATTCCCTTGCTCATCAATGGCAATCAAGCGAATTTGGTAATAACTCTTTTCTTCAGTTTCAAATTCATAAGTAAACTCACCTGCGGCATCAGTTAAACCTGACATCTCATGAATAACTTTTTCTTCTTTTTCGTACTTGTATTTTTTATTAACGACCTTATTAATATAATCATACTCTTCACCAATTTCATTCTTGTGCCAAATTATTTGGATAATTTTACCTTTAATAGCTGTATTTGGCGCCACTTCTTCCTCATCAACAACACTCCAAAGACTCCCTTTGGCCCTTTTCTCTAAATCGTATTTTTTCACTGTGGCCTTTATTTTTGCTGTTAATGAATTCTTTTCTTTTGGCGCAACTTCCATCTTGGTATAAACACGAGAGTTATAAGTATAGACATAAGCTGTTTGATTAATCTGTGCCACTTCCGGTTGCGTTGAATTCAAATTTAAGTATACTGTTTGCATGTTGGAACAATATGTTTTTTCTAAAGTACACTTAGTCGCGACTGATGGCACCTCGATACGCGCCTCACCAGCTAAGTCAACCTCGACTTCTCCTTTCACAGACTTATTACTGGAACTATAATCTAAAACTAAATCTGACACGGGAGTACCTTCAAAAAATTCCGCATTAACATCAAAAACTGCAGTTTCTCCGGACCAAATCACTTTATTCTCTGGCTCAACCTTGATTTGATATGCTGGTTTATCGTAAGTCTGAATATTAATGTACTTAGTAGACAAAATCTCATCACCAAGTCTAACGTCCACATAATAATAACCCGGGACTAACTTTTCAAGCTTCAACTCACCAGAATAAACAAAATCAGGAGACACTTCAAGTTCTTGTTCTGCCAAACTTATTTCTTCATTATAATAATTATAATAACGAGCATAACTATTTTGCCGCAAAGCAACTGTAACTTTTTCATCAATCCCCTTTGAATCCTTGGGTTTTACAAATCCCCAAAATTTAATAGTATCGTCAGGTTGAAATAAATTTCGATCAGTGTAAAAATATTTCCAATACTCTTTTTGCTCTTGTTTAGAAAAACTAACAGGAACAATAGTTACATCACCATCTTTTCGAACCCTCAAGTAGTCAGTCTCATATCGATCTTCCTCGCTAAAAACAAAAGCTGTGTCGGTATTAAATTTAGTAATTCCTTGACCGTCAGTACTTTTAGTAATTCCACTGGAAATTATTTTAACCTCAGCATTTTGAACTGACCCTTTATCCACAATACTATTAACCCAAACTAGGCTTTCACTGGTAGACACCATAGAAAATACTGCTAATTCACTAACTGAGAAAAAAGTCTGTCTTTTCACGTCCTGAACAGTTGATTCAATGACATAAAACCCCGGTTCATATACTTCTGGAAAAACTATAAACTTATTGTAATTAACTTCTCGAACTTCCAATTCATAGTCAGTTATATGACTAAGGGTATTAGTGTCAACCAAAGAAGACTCGCGATTATAGCTTGCCCAAGCAGGATAATCATATCTACTTTTCAGCGCCTCTAAATAAGCTGTATCATTGGCCAAGGAATAAACATTTAACTTAATTTTACTATCAAGTAAATTTCGTTCGTAAACTTTGAAGGCTGGCTCTCTAGTTGGAGAAAATTCTAGATAATCACCGATAATCATGAAGTAAGGTTTATTATTTGAACCTCGCTTATAATTTACCAATGGACTGGTCTCAAATTGCAGGGTGTAATCTTTTACCATTTTTTCATCTGACTCCGACAAAGGTAACTCCTTGTCTACAATTATTCTGTAAATAGTACCAGGCATTAAATTCTTGGGTACAAAAACCCAAGTTCTTTTATGCTTTTCGAAACTTCCATCAACCTTTGGTTCAATTGTAAAATGTTTAGCAAACTCTTCCACATTGTCATGACTGAAAGTAAATTCAATTCCTGTATCAAGTGGTACCCCAGAACTTTTATCACGAGGCAAAGAGCCGATAATTTTGAATTGGTCTTTAGTTTGAAACGCCCAAGAATAATCTTGTTCAAATGTTAAACCGCTTTCTGCCATAATAGAGGCCGAAATTACAACACTATAAACAACTCGTGGTTGCAATGGTTCACTTGGAATAATCTTAAACTCATGATCATTTACTTTTTTAAAACTAAACTCTAATTCAGGTTTGATCTGAATATTCTCTTCCAATAATTCTGAATCTACGACTTCTTTACTTTTAATAACAAAAGCAGTGTCCGACTCAACGCCAATACTATCACTAACTGTCGCCTCAACTGTAAAATTATCCTGCGCGTATGCTGGACTAATTATAAGTCGAGAAAATTCACTGAAAGGTGAATCTTGGCCAGGCCAGTAATGACTAGCTGTTACAAGTAAAGCAAAAATCACCAGAACAGCTAGAACTGGAGATAAGCGCCTGACAGTAAAAAGTGAAGAAAATCCTTTTACAAAATTTAGCATATGTTTTTTTTGCTGCCGTTTTTCTAGGATCTTCGATTTTAATGCATAACGAAAATCATCAGAAGCAGGCTCATTTTTAAATTGTGCTTTTTTTAGCATACTCTCTGCTTCCTGTAACGGATGATTTTCACTTTTATTACGTTTTTTATTGTTATTGTTGTAATTTTGCATAAATTATTTATGTAAACTTTTGAATTTATTTAAGGCTCGATAAAGTAAAACTCCCACATTATTTGCTGAAATATGCATCGTTTCGGCAATCTCCTGATTGGACAATTCAGCGAAATACTTCAAATTTACCACCTGTTGATAACGGCCGGACATTTTCTGAATAATCTGCATAACCTTTTTCTTATCTTCTAAACTCATTAAATATTCTTCTGTAGTTTGTTTAATTTCCGCTGGTTCAGTTATGTCTTCAATATCCACCTTTGTATTTTTTAATTCTTTGCGATAATAATCAATTAAATTATTAGTGGCAATTTTATAAACCCAGGACTTAAATGATCCTTTACGTGGATTAAAATTCTTTAAACCACAAAAAACCTTGGTAAAGGTTTCTGAAACAATATCCTCAGCAATTTCACGTTTACCACAACGCTTAAATACATAGCCGTAAATTTTATCAAAATAAAAATCATACAAGACACCAAAAGCCTGGTGATCATGTACTGCATCTTTGACCAGTTGTTTTTCATTTTCCAACATTAATCTAATTATAGCACAAAAAAAGACGCTCTTGAATCAAGAACGTCTTGTGTTTAACTTAACGTTGGAATGGCCGGCAAGATTTACCTTTCTTAGCCCACATACCAACTCGGAACCTTTGAACAATCCGGTGAGTTCTGGATCCGTAAACCGGTGGCGGCTTGGTCAGGTCAACCTTGTCCGGTACTTGGTCCATGGAATAGTTAGAAGCAAGGAACTCTTGATGCGCCTGGCGGGCTACCTCCTCCCTTTCTCTCTCAATCTGCCATTTGGATTTTGGCGGCATTTTGACCACCTTGGCTTTTTTCTTTTTCTCAGGCTTTTTCCCGTCAACTTCTTTTCTGGTTGCTGTCTTCCTGGCAACATTGTTTTTTCTTTGTTCACGAGATTTTCGTCTTTGTACAGCCATAGCTCGAAAAAACTTCTTAACCAAGTTAGTATACTTGCTCCACTTTTGTAGAGCACGAGAACGAAAACGAACAGACCATTGCATTTTGCAGTTGATCAAGAAATAGGTAAAACCAAGAGCACCTGCTCCTGAAGCAAAATTTCCTAACCAGTATAAACCCTCCCCATGAGTGGGCACCTGCACAAAAGACCAAACAGCCAGAGTCATAATCCCGACCCAGACTAAAAAACCAATTGGAGAAAACGGTAGATATTGACGTTTTTCATAAGGATATCCGCTCTTACTCCATAGCAGTCGAATTTCTGGATGCACTCTCCAATAAGCTTTCAACCATCCATCTCGACCACGAAGAACATTCCACACTTCCCGTCGAATAGAGATCGTTCGCCAACCGGCCATAAAAAATGCTGCACAGCCAAAGATAATTAACAAACTGCGAAACAACTTGGCAATCACTTCTGTGAACAGTAAATACAGCAAATAGCAAGGAACAGCTAAGACCTTAGGTATTGAAAGAATCTTGCGCCGTCTATACTGACACTCATCACGAGGCGGCTCTGAATGCAACCAATTTACATAGTGCCAAACCAACTTGCTAAACTTAGTTTCTGGCTCTTTAGCAAATAAAGCTTCTGGCACCTCCACTTCAACAAGCTTAGAAGCAACTGACCTCCGAGGAAGATCATATAATCGATAAAACTCCAGACCCTGCCAAGAAATGCACTGATAAAAGCGGCCATTACGATCACGCTCTAAAAGCCCCTTTATATACTCTTGGTCATCGTCACGAAAAGAAAAAACAAGCACACCAAGACGATGCTTGCCAGCACGCAGAAATTGCAGAAACTGCAGACCATCAGCAATTCGAAACAGCTGACGACGACCATAATCCCGATCATTCCTCCAATAATCACGATCCACCTTATCGGATTTTTCCAAGCACTGTTCAATCAATAAAATATGAGTAGGGTTCTTGGCTAACAATTCTTCACCCAGTCCAATCTGAACTGGAATTGTAGCAGAATCCATCTCCTCTTTACCACCATTGAATACTACTTTAAACTCTGG from Candidatus Falkowbacteria bacterium encodes:
- a CDS encoding sigma-70 family RNA polymerase sigma factor; translated protein: MLENEKQLVKDAVHDHQAFGVLYDFYFDKIYGYVFKRCGKREIAEDIVSETFTKVFCGLKNFNPRKGSFKSWVYKIATNNLIDYYRKELKNTKVDIEDITEPAEIKQTTEEYLMSLEDKKKVMQIIQKMSGRYQQVVNLKYFAELSNQEIAETMHISANNVGVLLYRALNKFKSLHK